A genomic stretch from Strongyloides ratti genome assembly S_ratti_ED321, chromosome : 1 includes:
- a CDS encoding T-complex protein 1 subunit delta — protein sequence MATRTAAPASGHMNTINGNKAFKDKEKPESVLSSNIIAAKAVSQAIRTSLGPCGMDKMISAANGEVTITNDGATILDLMSVVHPTAKMLVDLAKAQDIEAGDGTTTVTVTAGALLDAAEKLLAMGIHPTVISESFQTAGKEAQRILEEMAIPLDFNDNDKLIKLAKTSLNSKVVSNYSDVLAPMAVSAVKKIVDSQNDENCDINMIKIIKRLGETVEESELINGAIIDQKSMGHGGPTVVDKARIGIIQFQISPPKTNIENSVAIDDYAKMDRVFKEERSYILNLCNTIKKAGCNVLLIQKSILRDAVTDQALHFFAKMKIMVIKDIERTDIRFYSEILGAVPVASPEHFNASKLGSAERVEQIQTSPSEKIVKVTGIQNSSNAVSILLRGSNKLVLDEAERSMHDALCVIRCLVKKKALLPGGGAPEMEVAVQLRKLSQTREGAEHYCWKAFADALELIPYTLAENAGLSPIVTVTELRNQHALGNKNFGVNVRKGYVTDILEENVFQPLLVTLNAIKQASECVRSILKIDDIVMTIR from the exons atggCTACACGTACTGCAGCTCCTGCTTCAGGTCACATGAATACTATCAATGGAAACAAAGCATTCAAGGATAAAGAAAAGCCTGAAAGTGTTCTCTCAAGTAACATTATTGCAGCTAAAGCTGTTTCCCAAGCTATTCGTACTTCTTTGGGACCATGTGGTATGGATAAAATGATTTCTGCAGCTAATGGTGAAGTTACAATCACAAATGATGGTGCTACAATTCTTGATCTTATGTCTGTTGTTCATCCAACAGCAAAAATG ttagtTGATTTAGCTAAAGCTCAAGATATAGAGGCTGGTGATGGTACAACTACAGTAACAGTTACAGCCGGAGCTCTTTTAGATGCAGCAGAGAAGCTTTTAGCTATGGGAATTCATCCAACAGTTATATCTGAATCTTTCCAAACAGCAGGAAAAGAAGCACAAAGAATTTTGGAAGAAATGGCAATACCATTAGATTTCAAcgataatgataaattaattaaacttGCTAAAACAAGTTTAAATTCAAAAGTTGTATCTAATTATTCTGATGTCTTAGCACCAATGGCTGTATCTGCTGTCAAGAAGATTGTTGACTCACAAAATGATGAGAACTGtgatataaatatgataaaaattatcaaacgACTTGGAGAGACTGTTGAAGAATCTGAACTTATCAATGGTGCTATTATTGATCAAAAATCTATGGGACATGGAGGACCAACAGTTGTAGATAAAGCAAGAATAGGAATTATTCAATTTCAAATATCTCCACCAAAAACTAACATTGAAAATAGTGTTGCAATTGATGACTATGCTAAGATGGATAGAGTTTTTAAAGAGGAACGTTCATACATTCTTAATTTATGTAATACCATAAAAAAAGCCGGTTGCAATGTTTTGTTAATCCAAAAGTCTATCCTTCGTGATGCCGTAACTGATCAAGCTCTTCATTTCTTTgcaaaaatgaaaattatggTTATTAAGGATATCGAGAGGACTGATATACGTTTTTATTCAGAAATTCTTGGTGCCGTTCCTGTTGCCTCACCAGAACATTTTAATGCATCTAAACTTGGTTCAGCTGAACGTGTTGAACAGATTCAAACAAGTCCAAGTGAAAAGATTGTTAAAGTTACAGgaattcaaaattcatctaATGCTGTTTCTATTCTTCTTCGTGGTTCAAATAAATTGGTACTTGATGAAGCTGAACGTTCAATGCATGATGCTTTATGCGTAATTAGGTGTCTTGTCAAGAAGAAGGCTCTCCTTCCTGGTGGTGGTGCTCCAGAAATGGAAGTTGCTGTTCAACTAAGAAAATTATCTCAAACTCGGGAAGGTGCTGAACATTACTGCTGGAAAGCTTTTGCCGATGCTCTTGAATTAATTCCATATACTCTTGCTGAGAATGCTGGTCTTTCACCTATTGTTACTGTTACAGAATTAAGAAATCAGCATGCTCTTGGCAACAAGAATTTTGGAGTCAATGTTAGAAAGGGATACGTAACAGATATTTTAGAAGAAAATGTTTTCCAACCGTTATTGGTAACTTTGAATGCTATTAAACAGGCTTCTGAATGCGTTCGTTCAATTCTTAAGATCGATGATATTGTTATGACTATtcgttaa